The genomic segment AGTCCTCTCGAGAGGCATGCGATGAAGGCCCAGGCTCGACTGCGTCCGTAGCCAGTGCAGAGCCTCGACTCAGGCCTCGCTCTCCGTCCGcctcctcgcgttctccgcCGCGAACCACGCCCTCGGAGGCCCTCAGAACTGCCTCTGCGAACGGCCTCAGATCCGGCTCGAGCAGGCGGCTGCCCCGCGCACTATGGAACTCAGCCAAGTCGTCGCCGCCAGCACCAGGCTCGCCCTCCCGCAAGCAACTGGAGGCCTCTGCCCCCGCGCCCGCGGGCTCGCCGCCGTCCACAGTGAGGGCCTCCCTCGGCGTGTGAAAGGACGAGGTCGGCGCTGACGCCAGCTGACCGTCGCACTGCGAAGCGGACGCCAGCAACACCTGACTGGCCTCCGGGGAGTAGAACGAGTCCTGGGCGCCGCCGCGACCTCCCGCCGTTGCAAACTCTCCAGGCTCGCgcctcgacgcaggcgccGGGACCCCACGGCCGAGCGGCGGGGCCTGCGGGCTCGCGCGAGATTCGGATGGCCCTCCGGAGTCCGCGAAGGAGTCTCGAGCTTCCACAGGAGTCCAGGAACAGCTGAACGAAGTTGCAGGCTCGTCGCCGCCACCTGAAGCCCACTGGGACGcggcgcgaggagaagaaaacgagacaggaCAATTTTCTGCAGACAGAAACCTGCCTTCCTGCTTCAAATTCTCCTCCTGGACCGCAAAACTGAACCGGGACTCCTCGCTCGCCCTCTCGCCCCCCAAGGAAGGCACGAGGCTTGCgggttcctcttctttcttcgactcGCTGGAAGTTGGACTGCTTTCAAGGAGACGCTTTTCTCCAGAACGACGGCGAGACGCATGCTCACTCTTTTCACATGCGTCTCCACAGGCTCGCTtcggctctgcctctgtcccGGTATCTCCTTCCCAGCTTCCTTGACTAACTGAATGTGCGCTTTCATGCGACGACGCAGCGTCCCCGTGGGGCTCCGCCTCCGCTTCTGTtatgtctcctcgctcttcctcgcttccccgtCCCCTGCCTGGTTGCTGTCGCAGCCGGGCacaaggaaaggagacagcaaacgGCAGCTCGAAGGgcgcttgttctctctgctccccttctctgttgtcCACAGGCGAATCACACGCCACAGGTCTCGCACAAGTcacctcgctgtctcctgacgcccttccagtctctctcgagaCCCGCTTCACGGAACCTGGGCTCCCGGGGGAAGAGCCGGAAGGAGTTGAAATTCGAGcagagactgcatgcgactgAGCTGCATCACCACCCCTATGTCTACCGTCCCCTCCCTCCTCGGCTACATGGTGCGTGTGCACAGAGGCAACTCCAAGATCTGGACGACATTGGGGACTTGATACATGCGACAGAACGGGGGTTCTAGTCCCCATACCGCGGAGCTCCTCATTTTCCGTTCCAAACTTTCTGCCCAGACTCTGAGTCCAAGAAGCGACACCATCTCTCTCCCTATCCGTTCCActtggaagcgaagaggttgtttcttcgcttcccttttCGCCTCGATCCTCGGGTGGCCTCGACAGTCTAGGGGAAGCATCCACGTTCGCGGGAGAAGCCGCTGGAGAAACTGAAGGAAGAGACTCTCCACTCTGTCGACTGGCTCCCTCCCGTCTGTCccttcgctgctctctcggaAAGGAGTCCTCTCCCGCTCGCGTTGCTTGCAACTCGTCTCCCAGCTCGGAAGTGGACGCATCGTCTCCGCGCCGAGGCCTTCCTCCGCTCGCCGAAGGCTCAGCAAGCGTGGAACGAGGCGGCGAGGCGGGGGCCGAAAACGACGAGagactcgaagaagaaaggagaggcggcaagggagagagaggatcgGAAGGCGCctgcggcgaggaagaaaaggaagagccAGACAGAGctgaagacgagggaaacaaagcggcaggcagagaagcaCTGCAAATGGACGCCGGACaagtcgaagaaggcgaagtgTGTTCGAGCCCGGGGGAGACAGACAGTGTGGACAGCAGATTTGAGTCTCCACGCACCTGCctcgaagaggaaagagaagaagatccgACAGGAAaactctgcttttcctgttGAGCTCTCCTCCCCGGAGACGCGTGCTGGTCTTTGGTCGGACTCagctctctgctgcctcgagGAGAGCGttcagaaacggaagaaacggCGACAGGCgtcagcgaagaaaagggagacgagcTTCTTACGTCCTGCTCTGCGGGAGAGGCCTCCATTGTGCCTCGTGTGGCTGGCCACTGCCGCTCGGCCGGACAAACAACAGAcaagcgagacgaagaagaagacgaaggagcaaaagaagacggccaaagagacggagacaaagaagacggagacaaagacgaaaggTCAGAAGATCGGCGTGAACAGGATGCACTCGCCTGAGAGCCTGCGGGAGATTGCTCGCGAGGTGACCTCCGTTTTTCAACAGTTCCATGGGGAGACgccacagacgaagaggcatcTTTCGTCTGGAGGCTGGGCGTCAGGGAGACTCCTTCGGTGACTGATGCACCCGAGGGCGTCCCTGACGGCCAGAGAGGCTGCAGAGCTCCTGCGTCTGGCTCTCCCCATTGCTCTGCTCCACtcgcgcgtctgtctccggtgtctccgcaCACGTCCCCCGCCTCGCTGCCTCGCGACAGACGGCCCGGCGAGAcggcgggagaagacgagggggCGGACTCAGgatcttctgccttctctgcgtccgcGCCTCTCCGCGCGCTCGGCTCTGTGccatgagagagagaactgggCGAGAAGCATAACCGCACCGGATCGCTGGAAGTCGACAGAGCAGGGGAGGCAGAGTGGGGGGAGGCGCAACTTGCAGCGTCAGCTGCTCCAGAGGAGGAGCCCTCGAACATCGCTCTCCAACATCCGCGTTAGACGGTCTATGGCTCGCTTCAACCTCTTCTCGATCTGTGCGTCCTTCACGTACGCTCTCTGTGCGGAGGCCAGCGTCGCGCCTTCTCGAACTTCGCCACAGACGGACTCGGGACCCCGAGTCCCGCAGTAACTTTTTCCTGTCCTTCCTTTGGTAcagaaggcggagacagcgactgCGAAGAGCCTTCAGACACACAGGCGGAGCAAATGGGCGGCGACGGAGCGCAAAAGACGCGACGCCCCCCTCGGCTGCACACAGCAGAGTCCACGCGCGAAGAGGCAAGACGATCAGACAGACCGACGAGGCCACCCTCGCGGgagtctcctcttttttggAGGCAAATCCTGACTCCGTTTCGAAGACTGCGGTTCAGagtggacagagagaggtgaaCGGCGGGGGCCctacggaagaagaaagcctgcagaagaggacgacggTCGCTCTATATTCGGACtgaagaagagtcgagagagCGGCGTTCCGAGTCGGGAGATTCTCCAGAGACgtttttttgatttttcaAATGGAAAGGGTGacggcgaggacgaagaacaCTCTATGGCGGCTCCGGTCTTTTTCACGGCGCGACGCAGGTGTATTTCCACATCCGCGAGGAACTTTCTCACTGACGAAGCGAGACGATTCTACCTTTTTGGTACGGAGACGTCGGGCAGAAAACGGACTCAGAAGGCCTGAGAACAGGCGAGGTTCTCGTACGTTCACTCGGCCGAAGCCAGTCGCGCGAAACTGCAAACTTCGTGATTCTTCGTTGGAAACTACACACGGCCGAGGCTCCACAGAAGTCGACGCCAGCTGTGAAGCGAGCGTTGCGCGTTTAGACCCTCCCATGTCAAGAGAGGGCTCTAGACAGGAACGGCTCTTTGCATCTCGACGCAGACGTCTTCTCGCAGACACGAAGACGATTGGCCGTCGAAGGTTGAACCTGCAGCAAACAAAGAACGGCAAGTTCCCACATGCACCAACAAATCAAGCCCGATAAGTATGTAGCACGGACACAGCAGAAACGACACCACCGGCGCCGCCTCGGAAATCATCGCTTGAAGAGGTCCGGGGACAACAGAATCACCCGGTCTACTACCTTGTAGAAAACGCAGGACAGTCCGTCATGTTTTGCCGAAACGCCATCTCAACAGCCAGTCTACGCATGCTCGTGGCGCTGTGCGCCGGCCTCTGGACAAGCCTAGTCTCTGACGGGCGTTTCGTTTATTTCTGGCGCGCGAGCTGTCTGAAGGAAACTCATCTCGGCGCGAATTAAAGCGACCTATCTCCACGTCACCGGGATGTCAACACACAAAACATAGTGAAAACCTTCAGGGAGAGACTTCAGCTGGGACGAGCAGTAGGCAGGCGCTGTCAGTGGACGCACTTGGACAGGAAACCCCCAAGACGGTCGCGAAAAAACGGGGAGGCAAAGGAGGACAACACGGCAGCTCATGTCCCTCGCGTGGAGCACGAGAGCAGACTCaagcggagaaggaagtTGAACGAGAcgagcggagagaggcggctcGTTTCCAAACAAGGCGTAGACACACTCTGTGCATCGGCGACAGGAAAGTTCTCACGACAAAAGATGCAGAATCACTTCGAAGCAGCttcagaaaggaagagacgcagaggtgCAAAATGTGAGACTTGACCTGCCCGGTGTCAAGGTGCGAGAAAGTGCATGAGGCGAGGTTCACGAAGTGGTGGCGGCTCACTTCACAGAGCGGCAGAAACCGCAGGAAAATTGGACACGAGTCAAAGGCAAGAAAAATCAATGGAAGAGATCGCGTCGACAAAGACGAGACAACTTCATTACGCTTCGGGTCGTCCAGCCACACACATATTTTTAAAGGCGGCGCAcagccgagagacagacaccaaCAACGAGTTCGTTGAGGCAAGGAATTCCGTCGCGTGGACATGCACCGCAAGAAAAGTTGAGGAAATGCGTTGTTGTCCGCGATACTGTGGAGTGAACAGATGGAGCACGCACGATGTGCGGTGACGACATCTTTCTCCCCGGCGCGGATTCGAGGAAGCTGAGCGACGCAAGCGCCTAAATGTCTCAAAGTCACGGACTTACCAGATACAACAGAGCAAGGCTCCCACGAAGTCGAAGtgaggcgacagaaaacggatGTGAACGATCTCGAAGCTGCCTCCAGTCGCGAACGCGACACTGCGGCAGGAGACGTCGACCGGGAAAGCATTCACCCTtgaaagaaaaaaacctTCATTCTTGGAAGGGGCAGAAAACCGGGACGCGGACACTACTCATTCCCTCGATCCGCGTAGAAAATGTttgttctcccttttcctccaCTCTCTGCGGTTTTTCTTTTGGGGCAGATGGAGAGCGAAAGGAGCCTCTCGGGGAAGTGGGCGTCACGCGTTTTTGGAACGGTAATAAGTCGGGGTACAGGCGACGTTCGCAGCTCCCGAAGGCGGCGAATCACggggaaaggcagaaaaggaggcgTTGGAGTTCGTTGCCGTGCCGAAAGTCCCAACAACCCGGTCGCCAAACAGACTGAAGGCAGACAGCTCCAGAAAAAGTGTCAGCGCCTGCCGCGCGAGGACGCGCCGAGAAAATCCAACACacgccagagagaggaggctgCAGTGCAAAACCAGTCACGAAGTTTTGGCCGCTCAagcaaagacacagaaaagaccGGCAAATCGGATCGCTGAACTCGTGAAAAGACCCCCGTATTCGTCGGGAACAActcgcgctctctccttgCGTCTGTCTGTCCTTGTCTCTACACACTTTTCCTCAAAACGTGTGCTCTCGGGACCTCTTCCCTGCGCGCACGCAGCGAGCACGTCGAACCACGTGTCCACATTTTCTCTAtccgcatgcagttcacGTTTTGCCGTCTTTTTTCGGTTGCCCGCTGTGGCCCCCCGTCATCTGGCCGCCAGAACGCGGGAACACCCGGAGAGAAGCACGGAGATCTCCGCAGACGCGACCCCCCCTCGTTCCCCACCGCGACATCTTCGCGCTACGCATGTTTGCAACCTCCCGAGGCTGTCCGTACTCAAAGAGGAAAACCAGGTGCAACGTTTTCCCTGTGGAGCCGCGTTTTCCCCTGACAGACCGAAGAGGCGCCGTTCCATCCAAGTTTAGTGGACGAAAAAGACGACCTTCTCGAGCGGAGCGCACGCACACGACCTCCGGGCAACTCTGCGCCGCCGCTGGGACAGACCGCGCGCTCCGTTTCCACCCTCGGTTTCAAGAGAGATTTCACGAGGAAACCCGCGTGTCTCCGATTCGAGAGTGGTGCAAGAAGACCACACCGGAAAATCGATGAGAAACTGAGCGCTAGTGGCTATACGAATTGACCGACAGATTCGGTTGAAGGTGACTCGTATAATATGCTGAGCTTCAGCCAGCAGCGGTCTCATTTCAAGAAACCATCCAGGAACGCGGAGAGTCTAGCACTACTGATCTTTCTAAAGCCAATCAGAGTTTTTCCCCTCGTGATTACGAGAGTGACAAAAAACCGTGATTTACAGTCGCTCTAGGCAGACTCCTCCACGGGAGGTCTCTGTCGTTCACTGACAACATCCCGCACTACCACGAGAGTCCGATCGCATCCAATTTGCG from the Toxoplasma gondii ME49 chromosome IX, whole genome shotgun sequence genome contains:
- a CDS encoding hypothetical protein (encoded by transcript TGME49_279315) — its product is MRSAKMSRVAFATGGSFEIVHIRFLSPHFDFVGALLCCIWFNLRRPIVFVSARRRLRRDAKSRSCLEPSLDMGGSKRATLASQLASTSVEPRPCVVSNEESRSLQFRATGFGRVNVREPRLFSGLLSPFSARRLRTKKVESSRFVSEKVPRGCGNTPASRREKDRSRHRVFFVLAVTLSI